One Bacteroidota bacterium genomic window, CGGTTGCACGCGTGGATTGATGAGTTGCCTGAACGCCGGCGCGAGGCTTTTGTATTGAGCCGGCACCACGATCTGTCACACAAAGAAATAAGCAACATCATGGGATTGAGTGAGCGAACGGTGAACACCCACATTTTTCTCGCACTCAAACATTTGCGTAGCCGACTGGATGCACTGCAAAACGATAACATCACGCTGTGAAAACACCCGATAAACGAAATATGCCATCCGAACTGGACGCTTTGCTGTCAGATCTTCCTGCTGAGGAAGTGACAGGATTGCAAAACGCCTGGGCCGTAAGCGATCAGGCCCGCGAGCCGGTTGCCCAGTCGACGCTCGACGCTGTCTGGGCCAATATTGAAGCAGAACTGGATAATCCTGAGGCAACGCAGAAAGATGCGGGGCCGACAGCAAAAATCCATACCCTCAACCCTGCTGCGCAACTGATTCCCATGCGCTGGATGGCTGTAGCTGCAACCATTTTGCTTGGCGCTGTTGCTGCTGCCTTCCTTTTGAATCCTGTGCGTGTTACTGCGCCTTTGGGTGAAGTCGCTGTTGTGCAGCTACAGGATGGCTCTACCGTTGAGCTTAACAGTGGCGCCACACTGCAATACCCCCGGTTCTTTATGGGGTCGCGTCGTGTATCATTAACTGGAGAAGCGTTTTTTGATGTAGAAAAGGATACAAAGCCGTTTATTGTAGAAACGTTCAATGCCTCGGTTCAGGTATTGGGTACCACATTTAATGTGCGTGCGTGGGAAGAAGGGCTTGATGCTGAAACCCGCGTTGCCCTTGCTACAGGCAAAGTTGCGTTGGCCGGCGAAGAATCAGCTGAAACGATTCAATTGGTGCCGGGACAAACCGGTGTTGTTCGTGCAAACACGTTGGAAGCATCGCAAGCAGATACTGTGCAGGTACGCCGCGCACAAGCATGGCGATCTGGCCATTTCTTCTTCTCGGATGCCGGCCTCGGTTCGATACTCGATGATGTAGCGCGTCGTTTCGATACGACCATCACGCTGCAGCCCGAAAACTTGCGCACACGACGTATGAAACTCGCAATTGAGCAGCCGGCTTCAGCTGAAGCAATTGTGAAAGACATTGTCCTTACATTGGGACTACAATACCGTCAGGTCAACGGTGGATATGAAATATATGCATCCAATTAAACACGCTTGGTCACGCAAGGCCGTATGAGATAGCTATTGATGCCAGACCATCTTAGCCATAGATCGCCATTCAGCTCAGGCGCACTGCAATTTTGCCGTGCGCTTGTCGTGTTTCTGGTACTTGCGCCGGCAAGTGGCCTGATACAGCAGGTGATTGCACAGGAAAAGGCGCCTGCTACTTATTCTATGGTAGCCTCTGGAACGCCGCTCAGCGATGCATTTGACGCCTTTATCGAACAATCAGGTATCAGCATTGCCTTCGATATTGATCTGGTAAAAGGCAAGCGGGCGTACTGTCAGGCAATTGACCTGGAGGCAGAAGCTGTACTGCGCTGTTTGTTGAAAGAGACGGGGCTTACCTACATCCAACTGGCTTCCGGCACTTATGTGCTGATGGCCCAGTCCAAGCCTGCTATCGAATGGGGAGAAATTACAGGCCGCGTAGTGGACGGGGCTTCCGGTGAACCGCTGCCCAATGCCCATGTGCTGCTTGCAGACGCCGGCGTTGGGGATGTGACAAATAGTGCCGGCCGGTTTGCATTCTCGCAGCTCGCCCCCGGATCTCATCGTGTTCGGGTGTCCTATATCGGCTACCAGGATAAAACCCACACCATAAAGGTTGTCTCCGACAAAAACGCCAGCATTGAACTCGGACTGCAAGTTGAGCCGCTGCTTTCGTCTCCGATCGTTGTGAATGGCTTGGTACCCCAGTTTTCATCCGAGCAGCTTCAGTCTCCCGATGTGCCCATCGATGGTTCTTATGCGGGCAATGGAAGCCAGGATGTGATCAAAAATCTAAATACAGTCATTGGCTTACGGAATGGAGATGCCGTTTCAGACGTGCACGTGCAGGGGGGCGAAGCTGGTGAACACCAATACCGCCTCGATGGTGCTCCCGTGTTTCTGCCCATTTCAAACGGGGGCATTGTTGGGCCTTTTAGTCCATTTGCATTAGACAAGTTCACAGTCCACAAAGCCGGCTATGCAGCCTCTGTAGGGAGTTCGCTTTCTGGTGTCATTGATGCTACGCACCGCCTCTCATCCATCGGTGGAAGCATTGTTGACGTTCAGGTTGATCCCATCAGTGCAAACGCCCGCGCCATGGGTTCTTTTGGAGATGGTTCCGGGATGCGTGCCAATTGGATGGTTGCTGGCCGCAAAGCGTTGTGGTCCATTTACCAGCATCAGGGACTCCAAACCCATTTTGATAACTGGAGCGCGCCCGACTTGCACGCAATGAACGTCATGTTACCGCAGGACCGACATTCAGCAGATGCATACAGCGCTGAGTCGAGCCGGCCCAAGGGATGGCAGGCTATTGCTGAGGGTGACCGCGATGATTTTCGGGCAACCGATTTTGAAAACAACTACGATTTCTATGATGTGCACGGCGCCTTGCGGTTGACCTTCGATCCGGCCAGCAGCTTGCACGCTTCTTTTTACCGTGGCGGCAACACCCTGGGCGATGACCGTGTGGTGCAAGGACGTTTTCAGGCAGCACCTGATCCAGAGGGCGTCGATGAGCGATTTTTCAACTTCGACAATAACTATAACTGGACCAACACCGTTGCCCAGGTGAGTTATGAGCGTGTTCTGGGCCGGCAGACCTTTGTTAAATGGGGCGGATGGTACAGCCAGTTTAGTGGTGCGCAATCGTTTAATCATGATGCTTACGATGGCGACTATACGGGCACCGGCAAACCGCCACCACCCGACTCTTCAGGCGCCGGACGTTCACATGCCGGCTTCGAATACTCCCAGGCGGCCTTGTCAGCGCTGAAGCTGGGCTATGAAGACGTAAATCGGATTACCGAGTGGGGATTGCGCGGCACGTTTGATCAAACATTGGGCGCGCGCCATTTCCTTTCTGGCGGCATTGAGCTCATGTATGACAACAGCCAATTTGTGTTGAACATGCAGCGTCCGCGAAGCGAAGAAGTGCGTACGCCAAAACAGGCAAATATCGACGGCCGGCAGCTTCGCCTGGCTACTTTTGCAGATCATCGCTACAGCATTTCTGATAAAACCACGCTCGACCTGGGTGTGCGGCTAACCTATCTCAGTACCCACGAGCAAGTATTTGCAGAGCCACGGCTTGCCCTGCGGCACGACGCATCGGCTAGCCCGATTGGTCCATGGGCTTTCAGGGGTGCTGTTGGGCTTTATCGCCAGTATGTCAATCAGTTCGACGTTTCGTCGGTCAACATCAACGCCTTGGTTTCAACCCTGCGTTTCTGGTTGCCTGTAGATGCCTCGCAGCGGCCTTCTAAAGCGCTCCATGCAAGTGGATCCCTGCTTTTTATGCCACATCCGGAATGGCAATTGCAGATTGAATCTTATTACAAGGCCCAGCCTCACCTGTTGGTGATTGATTACGCAAATGAAGTGCTGTCTGGTGCTTCCGGGGAGAGCCTCTCCACGCAAAGTGCCTTGCTGACTGGTGCAAAAGGTTTTGCTTACGGTACTGCTGTTTCACTGGAGCGGAAAACCAAACAGCTGACCACCCGATTCCAGTATGAGTACAGTGTAGCTGAACGACAGATTGCCAATCGTTTTGATGGCGCATCCGTTTCTGTGCCGTGGAATGTGCCGCACCGGGTTGTGACTTCCCTGTCTTATCGGGTAACCGATCAGGTTACTATTCTTGGTCGGCTTGAGAACAAAATTGGGCAATCCTGGGCATTCCGCCAGGCCTACTACAACTTCCTCGAGCCCAATCCTGATACGCAAGTACTTGGGATTTACGATCTCTCAGATCCGGGTGCCCACAAGTTGCCCGTTATCTCCCATCTCGACTTTGGTATAGCATTCAATCAGCAGCTCAAAAACACCACGTTGCAAGTCAGGTTCGACCTGTCAAATATCCTGGCCTACAACAACGTTGAAGAGTGGAGCCTGTCGTACAACGATCAACTCGGTAGCGTATTTAAAGTCGAACGTCCCCTCACTCCGTTTCTGCCATCCATGGTTGTCCGTCTCGGATTCTAACCCGAATTTTCTCTTCTTTTTTGCCGGCGCCTTACGCATACCCTTCCGCCGGTTTGTATTAAAGATGATGCCTCTACAGAACCCCGGACATGCACGCCGCAAGCATGCATATTTACCCCGGTTATCCCTTCAATCGAGATAGGATCAAAGGGATGGGAGATCGCTACCGAGCCTTTAGCGATCTCCCTTTTTTTGTTTGTACAATTTTGACCAATTGCACATTAAATGTGCAAAAAATGACATTTCATTACGCATAAGCCAACTTCCAACTGTATTAAAGGCGGAGGCACCTCATCAGTAACTGGCTATATCGGTAGCCAGCATTAGCAAGCGCATCGTTCGCTGAATATTTAATCCATTAATACAGAAAATCCATGTTTGTAGTCCGTCCGCATCTATGGATGGGTGCCCTGTTGTTGCTTTTGCTCGGCGTCCCTTCCGCACAGGCCCAGTACTTTGGGCGTAACAAAGTGCAGTACGATAACTTTGAGTTTAAACAGTTTGATACTGAACACTTTACCTTTTTCTTTTACCCCGAATCCGAAGAAGCTGTTATGGATGCAGCCCGGATGGCTGAGCGGTGGTACGAGCGCCATAGCCTCGTTTACTTGCGTCAGTTTGCGGATAAAAAGCCTATCATCCTATACGCGAATGATGCGGACTTCCATCAGACAAACATTATTAATGGAACGCTGGGAGAAGGCACCGGGGGGGTTACTGAAAGTTTGAAGCAGCGCGTTGTAATGCCACTCACCGGCCATTACGCTGAGACAGACCATGTGCTCGGACACGAGTTGGTGCATTCATTCCAATATGATATAGCTTTTGCTGAACAAGGTGGTGAAGAACAGGTCCGATTTAACCTCAGAAATATTCCCCTTTGGTTTATAGAAGGAACGGCGGAATACTTATCTGTTGGCCGGGATGATGCCCACACAGCCATGTGGTTGAGAGATGCAGTCCTGAGAGATGATTTGCCAACCATCGATGATCTCACCAACAAACCGTACCAGTATTTTCCCTATCGTTATGGGCAGGCCTACATGGCTTACATTGGCGGTAAATATGGGGATGTTTCCGTATCCAATCTCTACAAGCTTGCCGGCCGCACCGGGCTGGATACAGCCTTTGTGCACACACTGGGTATCGAGCCGGATTCTCTTTCAACGGAGTGGGCAGCCGCAATTAAAGACGCGTATTTGCCATTCCTCTCAGGGCGGACACCGGCAGCTGAAAGTGGCCGTGAAATCGTTTCTCGCGAAGAAGAAGGCGGGCGGTATAACATAGCTCCGGTTCTGAGTCCGGATGGCCGCTATGTTGCTTTCTTGTCAGAAAAAGACCTCTTCTCCATCAACCTGTTCATTGCAGATACCAGGACCGGAGAGGTCATCCAGAAGCTGAGCAAACGGACGGCGGATTCACATTTTGACTCCATGCGGTTTATCAGCACCGCTGGCACATGGTCCCCGGATGGTAAACAATTTGCCTTTATCACGTTTGCTAACGGCGACAACGAAATTGCAATCTGGAATTTGGATTCAGGCAAAATTGATCGCCGCATTCATTTGGGTGATGTGAGCGCATTGTTAAACCTTGCGTGGTCGCCTGATGGTCAATTCCTCGCGATTTCCGGCATGAACGGCGGGATCAGTGATCTCTATGTATTGGATCTGGATTCCAATGAAGTGCGCCAACTCACCGAGGATCGCTATGCAGACTTGCAGCCCGTTTGGTCACCTGATGGTACACAGATTGCCTTTGTATCAGACCGTGGTACACGAGGCACCGATTTTGATCGGCTGGCTTATGGCGACCTGACCGTTTCAATGATTGATGTCGAAGCTGGCGAAATTCAGTCACTGGATCTCTTTGACCGTGGCGTGCAGCACAACCCGCAATTCTCGCCCGATGGTAAAGACTTGTTCTTTATTTCCAATCATGATGGTTTTAAAGACATCTACCGGGCGGAATTAAATACCAAAGAGGTCTATGCCATTACAAACCTTCAAACGGGGGCCAGCGGTATAACTGCTACGGCGCCGGCTATGTCGATTGCGTCGCAGAGCGGGATTATGGCGTTTTCGGTATACGGAAATAATGCCTATACCATCTATAGCCTTGATGCTGAAGAAACTGAAGGAAACCCTCTTGTAAATGCATCCTTGATGCCAGGTGTCCTGGCTTCAACCGGCATCCTGCAGACTGACGGATTGGCTGCCGCAATCGGCGGGGACGAAGTAGGATCGGCAGGGGCGACTTATGCCGGCTTACTACCACCGATGAAATCGCCCGAAGAAGGCATTGTGGGAGCGTATTTGTCTGATGCCGGCCTCGGCTTGCCCGAAAACCCGGAGTATGACATCAAAGAATACAGCTCGCGTCTGAAACTGGATTACGTTGCGCCACCGTCTGTTGGTGTATCAGTAGGTGGTCCGTTTGGTGCCGGCCTTGGGGGGAGCCTCGGGTTTTACTTCAGCGACATGCTGGGTAACCACAACCTCACGGTGAGCGTGTTGGCAAACGGTACATTGAAAGACGTGGGTGGACAGGTTGCTTACCTGAACCAGAAACGCCGGCTAAACTATGGCTTTTATGGGGCCCATATTCCCGTGATCTTTGGGTATACAGGTGGATTTAGCACCGCTGGCGACGGGTCGTTGTTGTACAATGAGTTGATTCAGCGACTCTTTATCCAGCAAGTGGGCAGCTATGCTTCCTACCCGATTAGTACCACGCGGCGGATTGAAGTGAGTGCCGGTATGGCGCGCTACGGTTTCGACTACCAGGTGCGTACGTTCGATCAGATAGGCAACCGGACAAGCGGTGACAGCGGTATCCAGGAGCCAGATCCGCTGTATCTGGGACAGGTTGGCGTTGCTTATGTGAAAGACACGGCCAATTTTGGTTTTGTCTCTCCGCTAAACGGTACCCGGCAGCGGGTGCAGGTGAGTCCAAGTTTTGGTACGGACAGCTTTGTCACGCTCACAACCGATTACCGTCAGTACTTCCATACAAAGCCGTTTACCTTTGCCTTCCGTGGATTACATATTGGCAATTACGGTGCTGATGAGAACGCGGTGTTTGGCAATGAATACCTGGGATCAACGTATTATCAGGGATTTGTACGTGGCTATAACCTGAATAACTTCAGCGCAGATGAATGCTCAACAGCTGCTTGTCCTGAATCTTCAAGGTTGTCGGGTACACGTATCGCGATGGCAAGCGCAGAAATTCGAATGCCTTTATTGGGAAATGAACAGATAGGTCTCATCAACTTTCCTTATTTGCCGACAGAGCTGACGCTGTTTGCTGATATCGGCATGGCGTGGACCGCTGAAGAAAGCCCGGAATTTACGCTCTCGCGCAATGCTACGGGGCGGTCACCTGTAGCCAGTGCCGGTATTTCCTCACGGTTCCTGTTGTTCGGTGCAGCCATTTTGGAAGTCTACTACGCCTATCCTTTCCAGCGTCCGGAGAAAGGCGCCCATTTTGGTCTGCAACTGTCGCCAGGATGGTAAACTCGAGTTGACCCTCGACCCACAGCAGTAGCGCGGGTGTACTTCGGTACATCCGCGCTTTTTTTGTTGTTTAAAGATTGGCTGGGAGTGCCTTTTTTAGCGGGCAGATTGTGTTGAATAAGAGACAGCTAAAGTATTGAAAAAGCTGAATTTGGGTTGATT contains:
- a CDS encoding peptidase S9; the encoded protein is MFVVRPHLWMGALLLLLLGVPSAQAQYFGRNKVQYDNFEFKQFDTEHFTFFFYPESEEAVMDAARMAERWYERHSLVYLRQFADKKPIILYANDADFHQTNIINGTLGEGTGGVTESLKQRVVMPLTGHYAETDHVLGHELVHSFQYDIAFAEQGGEEQVRFNLRNIPLWFIEGTAEYLSVGRDDAHTAMWLRDAVLRDDLPTIDDLTNKPYQYFPYRYGQAYMAYIGGKYGDVSVSNLYKLAGRTGLDTAFVHTLGIEPDSLSTEWAAAIKDAYLPFLSGRTPAAESGREIVSREEEGGRYNIAPVLSPDGRYVAFLSEKDLFSINLFIADTRTGEVIQKLSKRTADSHFDSMRFISTAGTWSPDGKQFAFITFANGDNEIAIWNLDSGKIDRRIHLGDVSALLNLAWSPDGQFLAISGMNGGISDLYVLDLDSNEVRQLTEDRYADLQPVWSPDGTQIAFVSDRGTRGTDFDRLAYGDLTVSMIDVEAGEIQSLDLFDRGVQHNPQFSPDGKDLFFISNHDGFKDIYRAELNTKEVYAITNLQTGASGITATAPAMSIASQSGIMAFSVYGNNAYTIYSLDAEETEGNPLVNASLMPGVLASTGILQTDGLAAAIGGDEVGSAGATYAGLLPPMKSPEEGIVGAYLSDAGLGLPENPEYDIKEYSSRLKLDYVAPPSVGVSVGGPFGAGLGGSLGFYFSDMLGNHNLTVSVLANGTLKDVGGQVAYLNQKRRLNYGFYGAHIPVIFGYTGGFSTAGDGSLLYNELIQRLFIQQVGSYASYPISTTRRIEVSAGMARYGFDYQVRTFDQIGNRTSGDSGIQEPDPLYLGQVGVAYVKDTANFGFVSPLNGTRQRVQVSPSFGTDSFVTLTTDYRQYFHTKPFTFAFRGLHIGNYGADENAVFGNEYLGSTYYQGFVRGYNLNNFSADECSTAACPESSRLSGTRIAMASAEIRMPLLGNEQIGLINFPYLPTELTLFADIGMAWTAEESPEFTLSRNATGRSPVASAGISSRFLLFGAAILEVYYAYPFQRPEKGAHFGLQLSPGW
- a CDS encoding FecR domain-containing protein, with product MPSELDALLSDLPAEEVTGLQNAWAVSDQAREPVAQSTLDAVWANIEAELDNPEATQKDAGPTAKIHTLNPAAQLIPMRWMAVAATILLGAVAAAFLLNPVRVTAPLGEVAVVQLQDGSTVELNSGATLQYPRFFMGSRRVSLTGEAFFDVEKDTKPFIVETFNASVQVLGTTFNVRAWEEGLDAETRVALATGKVALAGEESAETIQLVPGQTGVVRANTLEASQADTVQVRRAQAWRSGHFFFSDAGLGSILDDVARRFDTTITLQPENLRTRRMKLAIEQPASAEAIVKDIVLTLGLQYRQVNGGYEIYASN
- a CDS encoding carboxypeptidase regulatory-like domain-containing protein, yielding MPDHLSHRSPFSSGALQFCRALVVFLVLAPASGLIQQVIAQEKAPATYSMVASGTPLSDAFDAFIEQSGISIAFDIDLVKGKRAYCQAIDLEAEAVLRCLLKETGLTYIQLASGTYVLMAQSKPAIEWGEITGRVVDGASGEPLPNAHVLLADAGVGDVTNSAGRFAFSQLAPGSHRVRVSYIGYQDKTHTIKVVSDKNASIELGLQVEPLLSSPIVVNGLVPQFSSEQLQSPDVPIDGSYAGNGSQDVIKNLNTVIGLRNGDAVSDVHVQGGEAGEHQYRLDGAPVFLPISNGGIVGPFSPFALDKFTVHKAGYAASVGSSLSGVIDATHRLSSIGGSIVDVQVDPISANARAMGSFGDGSGMRANWMVAGRKALWSIYQHQGLQTHFDNWSAPDLHAMNVMLPQDRHSADAYSAESSRPKGWQAIAEGDRDDFRATDFENNYDFYDVHGALRLTFDPASSLHASFYRGGNTLGDDRVVQGRFQAAPDPEGVDERFFNFDNNYNWTNTVAQVSYERVLGRQTFVKWGGWYSQFSGAQSFNHDAYDGDYTGTGKPPPPDSSGAGRSHAGFEYSQAALSALKLGYEDVNRITEWGLRGTFDQTLGARHFLSGGIELMYDNSQFVLNMQRPRSEEVRTPKQANIDGRQLRLATFADHRYSISDKTTLDLGVRLTYLSTHEQVFAEPRLALRHDASASPIGPWAFRGAVGLYRQYVNQFDVSSVNINALVSTLRFWLPVDASQRPSKALHASGSLLFMPHPEWQLQIESYYKAQPHLLVIDYANEVLSGASGESLSTQSALLTGAKGFAYGTAVSLERKTKQLTTRFQYEYSVAERQIANRFDGASVSVPWNVPHRVVTSLSYRVTDQVTILGRLENKIGQSWAFRQAYYNFLEPNPDTQVLGIYDLSDPGAHKLPVISHLDFGIAFNQQLKNTTLQVRFDLSNILAYNNVEEWSLSYNDQLGSVFKVERPLTPFLPSMVVRLGF